The Candidatus Sulfotelmatobacter sp. region AACCAGCGATAGGCCGTGGGCAGATCGTGCGGCGTACACAATCCCGCCGAGTATAGCGCGCCCATCTCGATCATGGCCTTGGGATTCGATTGCGCCGCAGCGGGTTTCAACAAGTGCATGCCGCGCTCGCAGTCCTGCGGCACGCCGCGTCCATAAAGATACTTCTGAGCTTCGGCCACGGAATCGCTGACCGGACGGGCCTCCGCCGGAGGCTTGGGCAAAGCGGCCGCTGGCTTGGGGTGAGGCGCGGCGCGGGGAGCCTCCGCAGCGGCGGTTACTGGTGTTCTGGTTGCGGGCGTGGCTGGCGAGGAGGTGGAATCGCTTGGAGTCGCGGCGTCGCCTTCGGCAGGGGCGTCCGGAGTCAACGGCGCCGGGCCGTTCTGAGATTGGCTGGAATGAACTGGGCCGGTCTGAACTGGGCTGTTCGCGGCGGCCGTGGGATTCGCTGGGGATTGGTTTGACGCTGCGGGATTTGTTGCAGGACTTGTGGTCGCAGGACTTGTGGCGGCCGAATTCGCAGCTGCGGCACTGTTGGCATCCGGGTTCGCAGCAGGTTGCGCTGCTGACGGCGATGCTGCCGTGCCCGCGCTATTTCCGGCGGGCGTCGCGGAATTCGTGTCGGCGGTGTCGGTACTCTGCGCCGCCGGAAATTTCTTATCGGGAGGAATCGACCACGGCGGCAGTCCGTGCTTCCAGCGAAAATATCCCAGCCCCGCCGCGAACATCAGCACCAGCAGAATCAGAACAAATTTTCCGGCGCCCCAGCCCTTGTGTGGTTCTTGATCTTCAAGCAAGTAATCGAGGTTCGAACCGGAAGATGCATGCGGATCAATACTCAGTCCCGCTCGCCGGCCGGCCGGCGGCGAGTCGTTCAATCCCAGAAACGACGGCCCACTGATGCTAGGCGATGCTGCCGTTCGCGACGGAGTGGGCGTCTGCGGTTGCTCGGAAAGGCTTGGCGTTCGTGCGCCAGCTCCCTGCGCCGCAGTCGAAGCAACCGGCTCCGACACCGGCAACAAAGAACCTCCGCACATGCCGCAGAAGCGGTTCTCCTCCGAATTCTCATTGCCACAGCGGGGGCAGCGCACCATCCCTCCCGATCAGGATTCGTCTACGTATAGCTTACGATATCTTGCAGGTTCGATGCAGCGCCAACCTGGACGGGGTATCCACAATAATGACCCGTACGGGATGGGGAAACAAAAAATGAAGGCAACCCCGCGCCGACTCCGACGTCCTTCCTATTTCCTCACATCTGGCATCTTCATGTCCGGCATTGTCGGCGGAGGGGCGGCGAGAGCGTCTTTCGCCGCCTGCGGCAGTTTGTCGGAATTCGCCAGCAACAAACTTACTTGCCACATTTGCGTGGTCGAGAGTGTCTTCTCAAATCCCGGCATCCCCGTCATGCGAATTCCTCCCGCAACTTTCCAATAAGTTTCCTGCGGCGGATCGTCCGATACTCCCATCCCTTCGGTAAGCTTCGGAGGCTTGGGAAACATTCCCTGCGCGATCGCGGTTTGCGGCTTCCCCGGAAGTCCGTGACACACTGCACAGTGCTCCTTGTAGACTTGCGCGCCCGCCACAAAGGCAGCCTCATCCGCCGCGACTGGCACCGATTTCGGCATCTCCTTATTCATCCGCGCGTGCAGCGCCATCCCGGCCAGCATCTTTTCAAATGGCATTGGCTCCGCCGAAGTCGCCACCGGCACGCTTCCCGAAGAAAAATACATATAGACGCCTACCGGAATTACAATCAAGCCCACAAACAGCCCGATCAGAAACTTTCCCATACGCTCTCTCCTATCGCGACAGCTGAGATACCGATACGAAACCGGAAACTGATACTAACCCAAAGTTGTAAATGCTGGAAACTCTGTGATTTCCAAGCTTGAAACGAATTTTATTTTTTCCTCAGTGCCGCCCCTTGCTTGAAAGACGAACCTTTGACAACTCTCTAACTCCCTCGTGACAGATGCGACGACCGATCGAAATATTCTGCATTCACGCTGATTCGAAGTCCCTGCCTCGAGTCAACTTCATCGCCAAAAAATTGGAGTTTAAAAAATATGCGCAATCAACAGCCGTTTTCTCCCGCTCTCGACTCAGAACTCAATCAACCGTCAGCCGTCGAATCCGCCGAATCCGGCGCATCCCCTAACCCGCAGTCCCGCCGTGTCGCACCGCGCCGTTCTTTCCTGAAAGGACTTGGAATGGCCGGTGCCACCCT contains the following coding sequences:
- a CDS encoding c-type cytochrome, with amino-acid sequence MGKFLIGLFVGLIVIPVGVYMYFSSGSVPVATSAEPMPFEKMLAGMALHARMNKEMPKSVPVAADEAAFVAGAQVYKEHCAVCHGLPGKPQTAIAQGMFPKPPKLTEGMGVSDDPPQETYWKVAGGIRMTGMPGFEKTLSTTQMWQVSLLLANSDKLPQAAKDALAAPPPTMPDMKMPDVRK